The Primulina eburnea isolate SZY01 chromosome 8, ASM2296580v1, whole genome shotgun sequence genome contains a region encoding:
- the LOC140838787 gene encoding uncharacterized protein, which yields MASTLVLVVVFVLDLIAFALAVAAEQRRSSAKIETSANSKYCVYDSDIATGLGVGSLLLLMASQVLIMAVSRCLCCGRALRPSRSRARAITFFITCWVTFFIAEVCLLAGSVRNAYHTKYRTLLSDNPPSCETLRKGVFGAGAAFIIFTGIFSELYYVSYSKANDGFLPQSGDAGIRMGSI from the exons ATGGCTTCGACGTTGGTGTTGGTGGTAGTTTTTGTTCTTGATTTGATTGCTTTTGCACTTGCTGTTGCCGCTGAGCAACGCAGGTCTTCT GCCAAGATTGAAACAAGTGCAAATTCTAAATATTGTGTCTATGATTCGGACATAGCTACGGGTTTGGGTGTGGGATCACTTTTGCTCTTAATGGCTAGTCAGGTACTGATCATGGCCGTAAGTAGATGCTTGTGTTGTGGGAGAGCTCTTCGTCCGAGTCGTTCAAGGGCACGGGCAATCACCTTTTTCATCACCTGCTg GGTGACATTTTTCATTGCCGAGGTGTGTTTGTTAGCTGGCTCGGTAAGAAATGCATACCATACTAAGTACCGGACCTTGTTGTCTGATAATCCTCCATCGTGTGAAACCTTGAGAAAGGGAGTCTTTGGAGCAGGAGCAGCGTTCATCATCTTTACTGGCATATTCTCTGAGCTGTATTATGTGAGCTATTCTAAAGCTAATGATGGATTCCTGCCTCAAAGTGGGGATGCTGGCATAAGGATGGGATCCATATAG
- the LOC140837757 gene encoding uncharacterized protein isoform X2, translating to MGLITKQVCDDHQDEDWDQNNLLQSGMVELPKPPPLRQQNQPLSESLKCPRCSSINTKFCYFNNYNKSQPRHFCKSCKRHWTKGGTLRNVPVGGVRKNKRPKISNTSTTTTSAPSAQSCRKFPPVIDIIDQKFTYNALYHSMILPLSPLSYNSTNDINTKLLVGRNGTDNTRGLNVSEPHNLNTEFIFSSLNTFEMNSSLIMNPTSYQSLNAYDQYYPSSFESMEESIITTVNIPSTSTSSIPWPGPDTRTTGIEDFPNYWSCVWKNEIEQSTSSDINIEWDNDHTLKPFFKTEINPAPSDLNVVALVSSL from the exons ATGGGATTGATTACTAAACAGGTTTGCGACGATCATCAAGACGAAGACTGGGATCAGAATAATTTGCTGCAGTCAGGCATGGTGGAGCTACCAAAACCACCGCCACTACGGCAGCAAAATCAGCCACTGTCAGAATCCTTGAAGTGTCCGAGGTGTAGTTCAATAAACACTAAGTTTTGTTACTTCAACAACTATAACAAATCTCAGCCTCGCCATTTTTGCAAATCTTGCAAAAGGCATTGGACCAAAGGTGGCACTCTTCGTAACGTTCCAGTTGGTGGTGTCCGGAAAAACAAGCGGCCCAAGATTTCAAACACCTCCACCACCACTACTTCCGCCCCAAGTGCGCAAAGTTGCAGAAAATTTCCTCCAGTTATCGATATCATTGACCAGAAATTCACGTATAATGCTCTATATCATTCCATGATCCTCCCCTTGTCTCCCTTATCCTATAATTCAACAAATGACATCAACACGAAGCTTTTAGTGGGAAGAAATGGGACAGACAATACAAGAGGTTTGAATGTCTCGGAGCCTCATAATCTGAACACCGAATTTATATTCTCGAGTTTGAATACATTCGAAATGAATTCTTCTTTGATTATGAATCCTACTTCCTATCAGTCGTTAAACGCTTATGATCAGTACTATCCCAGTAGTTTTGAATCCATGGAAGAATCAATCATTACCACAGTAAATATTCCATCCACTAGCACTAGCAGTATCCCATGGCCTGGCCCGGACACAAGAACTACTGGTATAGAAGACTTTCCAAACTATTGGAGTTGTGTTTGGAAAAATGAGATTGAGCAGTCAACTTCATCTGATATCAATATAGAATGGGACAATGATCATACACTAAAGCCATTTTTCAAGACTGAAATAAATCCAGCACCATCTGATCTTAATGTGGTTGCTCTAGTCTCAA GTCTATAA
- the LOC140837757 gene encoding uncharacterized protein isoform X1 has product MGLITKQVCDDHQDEDWDQNNLLQSGMVELPKPPPLRQQNQPLSESLKCPRCSSINTKFCYFNNYNKSQPRHFCKSCKRHWTKGGTLRNVPVGGVRKNKRPKISNTSTTTTSAPSAQSCRKFPPVIDIIDQKFTYNALYHSMILPLSPLSYNSTNDINTKLLVGRNGTDNTRGLNVSEPHNLNTEFIFSSLNTFEMNSSLIMNPTSYQSLNAYDQYYPSSFESMEESIITTVNIPSTSTSSIPWPGPDTRTTGIEDFPNYWSCVWKNEIEQSTSSDINIEWDNDHTLKPFFKTEINPAPSDLNVVALVSISGL; this is encoded by the exons ATGGGATTGATTACTAAACAGGTTTGCGACGATCATCAAGACGAAGACTGGGATCAGAATAATTTGCTGCAGTCAGGCATGGTGGAGCTACCAAAACCACCGCCACTACGGCAGCAAAATCAGCCACTGTCAGAATCCTTGAAGTGTCCGAGGTGTAGTTCAATAAACACTAAGTTTTGTTACTTCAACAACTATAACAAATCTCAGCCTCGCCATTTTTGCAAATCTTGCAAAAGGCATTGGACCAAAGGTGGCACTCTTCGTAACGTTCCAGTTGGTGGTGTCCGGAAAAACAAGCGGCCCAAGATTTCAAACACCTCCACCACCACTACTTCCGCCCCAAGTGCGCAAAGTTGCAGAAAATTTCCTCCAGTTATCGATATCATTGACCAGAAATTCACGTATAATGCTCTATATCATTCCATGATCCTCCCCTTGTCTCCCTTATCCTATAATTCAACAAATGACATCAACACGAAGCTTTTAGTGGGAAGAAATGGGACAGACAATACAAGAGGTTTGAATGTCTCGGAGCCTCATAATCTGAACACCGAATTTATATTCTCGAGTTTGAATACATTCGAAATGAATTCTTCTTTGATTATGAATCCTACTTCCTATCAGTCGTTAAACGCTTATGATCAGTACTATCCCAGTAGTTTTGAATCCATGGAAGAATCAATCATTACCACAGTAAATATTCCATCCACTAGCACTAGCAGTATCCCATGGCCTGGCCCGGACACAAGAACTACTGGTATAGAAGACTTTCCAAACTATTGGAGTTGTGTTTGGAAAAATGAGATTGAGCAGTCAACTTCATCTGATATCAATATAGAATGGGACAATGATCATACACTAAAGCCATTTTTCAAGACTGAAATAAATCCAGCACCATCTGATCTTAATGTGGTTGCTCTAGTCTCAA TTTCAGGTCTATAA